In the Augochlora pura isolate Apur16 chromosome 7, APUR_v2.2.1, whole genome shotgun sequence genome, TTTCTTTCGACCCGATCAAAGTGAGCGGCCGCCGTGCGACTCGGCgtggcgcgacgcggcgcggcgacgggcACGTACGCGACATGAGCCGGCGATGAAAAGAATGAATTCCGTACCATCCGGTGTATGCGTCGATCGATATATAAATCCCGGTTGTTTTCCCGGTCGAACAAAAGCAAGAAGATCGATTCGCGTGGCCGGCGACTTGCGACACACACGGCTTTTGAAAAGCGGCGGCTCCGGTTTCGACGGCTGCACGCACGCCGCTGCACCACTGGCCGTCGATCTACTCGAACGGTTGCAGAGCTCGGGCCGCGCGGGCCTCGGCTTTGATTAAGCTATCACCCCTCTCCTCTAACGAGAGATCTCGCCctttctctcactccctctccCGGAgcctcgctctttctctcccccggGTGTCACTCACTCGATTCAGCGCCGgttcgttttcttcttctccacGGCGTGCTCGTGTTCGTgtgcctcctcctcctcctcttgcTCCTCTTCTTGTCCACCGTCGCGTTCTCTTCGTGTTCTCTCCTCCGTGCGGCGTTTTTTCCAACcgggagggagaggagagtCCTCCGCTCGCTCGCGGCACTCTTCAACGACTGCTACGTGAACTCGATAAACTATCGTTGCAAAAGTCGCTGGCCGACGGGCACGCTTGACCTTGATACGAGAGGAACGCACCGCTTCCGCGGTGGCCCCGTCGAAAAAACGACGCTTCTGGACCACCTGTTTCTCGATGACCGCCGAATCGTGCCGGGTGGCCCATCGCGGACCTAGCAGGTGTTGATTGCTTGTCAGTCAACGGTGTGTCTCGCCCCGCGTCCTACAAGGTATTTACGGGCGCACGATTTGTCGTGAGTTGCGCGACCTTTACTGAGTTAACCGTCGTGGGTATGGAATCTAGGATTGCGTAGGACGATTGTGTAGACTTTTACTAAACCGATTGTAAACGATTGTGTTGAATACATTTGGTATATTTTTGATGTACATTCTTGGCGTTTAAGcattttcaaagattttttTTAGAGAGGAAGTGGCAACCGCTTCTGCGAAAATAACTGTCCAATAAATTGTTAGCTTCTGGAATGTTTCCTGTAGCGAACATCATTGATGGGGAAATAACTGCTGCGTAGAACGATTCTGTAGACAATCGCGAATACAGTggtatatttgttatatatattttagacgTTTAAACACTTCCGATGATTCTTCAAAGAGGAAGTGACAATCGTTCGTTCGAGAATAACTGTCCAATGAATTGTCAACTTGTGGAATTTTTCTTGTCGCAATCATCGCAGATATCAGAATCGTTCTATCGTAAAGCAATTTCGTAGACTCTTCCGAATGCAAtggtttatttttatcaaactgTGTATggttgaacattttttaaaaattttcaaggAGAAAAAGACAGTCAGTAATTCGTGACTTTGGTGAAGGATCACTGCCTAGTAAATTGTCtacttcttgcaatttttcctGCAGCAATTATCCCAGTTATGGGAATCTGTCTTGCACAGAATAATTCTGTAGAATCTCTAGAAtgtagcaatttattttgttatcaaaTGGTGTATAGTTAAatactttctaaaaattttcaaagaagaaGAGTCTCTCGATAATTCACGACTTCAATGAGAAAAGACTGTCTAACGAATAAACCACTTCTGCAACTTTCCCTGCCGCAGCTATCATAGTTATGGTAATTAGTCTTGCACAGAAAAATCCCATAGACTCTCCCGAATGGAATGGTACtctttttaattgctttatacttgcataaatatttttaaagaatttccgAATTGGAAGACATAGAACCCCAGAAACATCTAAACAGCTAACAAAATTCCACTTCCCTCAACTTTCCGAACGTGCTAAAATATCTATagcattgtaaaaatatataccatTGTACTCAGGAGAGTCTGCAGAATCATTCCAGGTACGATTCATAGCATCAACAaactttattcgaaatatctCCTTGTAAGCTTTCGAGAAGAGTTCGAAAGTGTTGGAAATTGGACGCAGTTGGTCCAATTTCCGGGGTTGTTATCGGGGTTAGGATGCCGGTCCAGGGtgttattttacaaagttacGAGTTCGATAAGATAAGGAGGCGATGAGGGGGTTGCGAACGAGAGCCCTTCGGGGACGGCTAGCCGACGGGGAGCGAGAGGGGTCGCGAGACCCGAGTCGAGCAATTGGGGAATTACTAATGGTCGAAATCGTTTGAACCTGCGTCGGAGTTCTCGAGATCGGATCACTTAAAGCGATCGTTTTACGTCTCGTGGCTCGGCGGAGCGGACCCACTGGGGAGGGAAACAAAGTCGACTGAGCATTCAAATCAATCTAATCGGGTAATTAAACCCGCTCACGGTAGCAACTCGTCCTCGTTCTTGTTGCGTAACGCGTCACGATTATTCGAGGAGGACGTAAACACGATCGCGAGGCGTTCTCCGTGCACGGTCGCCGGCCGAACTTGGCCAACTTTTCTCTCCTCTTGTTTGTATTCCGTCCGTTACGCGACCGATCTTTCTCTCTGGCTCGTTTTATTACCGACCATGATAAGGCCTGAATACGCTACCAAAATGGGCGCGACGGCGGCCGCGTGCTCGGTTTTCGGCGGGAAACGGCCATTCGAATTCGAAGGGGTACGAAGTCTAATCTAAGCCCGGCACGTGTCCCGAGACATACGAGAAAGATAACAGCGATCCCCGACGCTGTACCTATTGCTATAATGCTCGCGATAAGTCGGCGGTCACTACGCAGGCGGCACAGTTCATCTTCCAATCGAAGATAACGAGAAAAAGTGTGTCCCATACGGAAGCTGAATTGGCTGTGCCGTTTAACGGAGACCGTGGTCCGATTATTCCCAGGGTCGACCGCACGACGACGCACCTTCGAAACGCCATATCTATTTGTCTTTCTCCCATCGTCCTACTTGCTATAAGCATCCTCGAATAACGCCGTCTATAATTAACCCTAGAACGACCCCTTTCCAGTTTTCGTAACATCACGGGATGGCGTGCGActcaaaataaaacattaataactaaaatattactcGTAATTTTCtaagtataaaatgaaaagtatcAATTAGAACGATAAGAGAAACTTCagtgttttagtatttattagcACGTTTgcgaattgttattaaaaatgttgcgGGGTCGTCGGCGACTCGACGGGGTCATTTTAGGGTGAATAACATACGACTGACCTTAAGAATCGTCTGAAATTACAGAAAGGTACAGAGTGTACGCGAGCATATCGTTCGTCGTGCTTCTATTGGCCATCGGAGTCCCGCTATGGTGGCACACCACTGCTGTTCCCAGGGTCTCGCTGCCATACGCCGGCATCGAGCGACTCTCCGACCTCAAGGTCATCATTGGAACCAAGATCGTGCTGGCGACCACGTCCAAGGACCGAGGGGAAGCTCTGAGTCACGAGATCATGCAGGCGTTTGGATCAGCGGGTGCGTTACTCGGCGTGTTACTAAAGACGACCTTCCACCTGACCCTTAATCAAGGCCAGTGTCTTCTTTTCAGACATCTACGATGTGCAGGTTGAGCAGCGGTTGATATCGCCCGGTTTGGTGGCCACCGCCTTCACTCAGCACAATCTGGAGAAAGTGGCTGCCACAAGCTTCGACATGGACGTCGGCCAGGTGCTGCTCCTCGAGGCCAGGACGCCGAACGAAACGGTTCTGGTGGGGTCCAAAAGGACCCTGTTCTTCCCCACGAAGACCAGTCGGTATTTTCGTTTCCGTTTTCTCTTCGTTCAACGGCGATGCCACAGTCGTTCTGATTACAGAGGGCTCGACGTTGGTCAAGGTGCTGTCCGAGTGGATGTTGCGGGAGAAGTCGCTGACCTTGACGAAGGACGCGCTCACCCAGCCGACAAGGTACAGTCTGGACGAAGAGAACAGGAGAAGATTTCCCGCCAGTCCCTCCTACGATGTACTCGTCACTCTCGTCAACCCTGATCCAGATAAACTCAAGGTCAATTGGGACCTCCGCAAGATGTCCGAGGGTACGTAGAACGTCTCAGAGATGTTCGTCGAGCTCTGTACGatctcgtttctattttagaaTACGTCGAGCCCTTTCTCCGGGAGATACCGATCTCCAGCTTCTCCGTGAAGTCGCAATGGCTGTACTTCTTGCCCCTGGAAGTAAGTCCGAAAAGAGTCCCAGATAGCAGCCCCTTGGGCAGGCATTTCGCATTGCCAGAGGATGTGCTGCCGCAACTGATTACACCGTTGGAGAAGAAATTGGGTAGGTTTGTTGAGTTGTCCTTGAAAGCGTCGCGAAGTCTGAGGGTAGAATTGTTGTCTTAGCTTCCCAGGTAAGCCTGCATCCGACGATCAACTTTGTCATCTATGCTGTCCCCTGCGATAGTGCTCCGTTGCACATCTACACTCGGTCGGGCCACCGGTCGAAGATCAACACCAACGTGGAAGCGTTCCTTTCCCCGAGGTAATAGTGGTCGACTATTGCTGTCTCCTTTGGTTAGTTACTTAGGCTATTTTAATCACAGATGGGGTGGCGTAGTGCTAGTCAATCCTCCTATGGAGTCCTGCACAGGCAACAAAACAAACCAGCCGGTCACCATAGTTCCCGCCGAGGCCACGGTCGTCGGCACCTTCCTCGCCCAACTGAAGCTTCTTCTAGGTATCCCGGAGCCGGTAATCAAGCAACGATTCCTTCACCTTTAATTAGATACCTTTCTCTgcacttatatttattacatcacGCCCGTTTCATCTCTTTAATCGTCTCCCAACGTTGCCGGTACCTCTTCGCGCCCGATGTTTGATTTCCCGTTGTACAATCATGTATACAGGGTTGTCACTACTTTTACCGCCGATTTCTCAATGTGCAGAACTGTACACCGGGTTGCCATTCGCGCAGGATAACCTAGATTCATCGTTCGTAACCCCGAATTCCTATTTACAGAGATTCATCCCAGGCGTGACCAGCACTTCTTCGGTAGGACTGAAGCTGTCCGATTGGGAAATCGACGCGCTGATGCGGGTACGCACAATAGAGCAGCTGACTTCGGCTAAGCTGACCCTGCAGTCGTTAGCCCAACTCCTGAAGGAGATTGGGAACATTGTGATCACCGATGTAGTTGGGGACAGAATAAAAACGGCCTTGCGTTTGGTGGAGTTCTCTTCTCAACGGTTGGCCGAAGGCGATCTCATCGCAGGCTTCCTGGCCAGTGAAGACGCGTTCGTTGCTGCCGAAGCTGCATTCTCCGATCCTACGCTTCTAGCCCTACTGTACTTTCCAGATGATCAGAAGTAGGTCGTCAAAAAATTGGTCCTAGGCCAACTTAGATTCTAAATCAGCTTAAATTCTAGATCAACTTAGATTCTAAGTCAGCTTAAATTCTAGATCAACTAAGACGATCGATTAATGTCTTATCGGTGAAATTGTTGCAGGTACGCCGTGTACATTCCTCTGTTTCTGCCGGCCATGGTACCGGTGCTGCTTTCTTTGAAGAAAATACACAGGTACTACGTTACTGGGAAAGCAAGGGCGTAACGTTCGACCGAAgcattgtattaaatatttttaaagtggCAGCAATAAAATCTTcgcaagaaaaaaaggaaggaactagagaaaagaaaaaaaatatattgagcCAGTCGGTATTCCATCTCGTCGAGCGTTGTTGACATGACTTTTTCCCCTCGACTGTACATCGACAACGCACACGCACGTGCCCGGAATCCCAACTTTTCTCTCGTTATTAATTCTTGTGCACGGATAATACGTACACAATATTCTCTTGCGTTACGCGTCACGGTGTACAACACCTTCAGTTAGCGCTGAATAAGATGTTTGTTCGTACAGGTACACGTATGTCTCGTCTCACTGTACACACACACGCGAGCAAGCAGTCAGCAACATGTATTCATTCGCTCAACGCACGCACGCATATTACATATACACACGGGAAACAGTCGCACGCTGTCATTCAAATAGTGTCTTATAGCACGCATACCCACAGTTACGTACAGTTTGTTTTAccaaaaaattttcaaattactttATCATTAGATCGTTAAAAACAACTAGTAATCTATGTACAATACATGTGTATCAATCCTCAACCAGTAGTAGTTACCAAAAAGGTTACAAAATTACCAAGTTCAATCgctataaaaaaatgtgttcAATTACCGCGAGACGTTTCACTAAGCCCTCGATAACCATCGAACGCGTGACGTTTAACGAACGATCGTGGACATGATCGTGGAACGAGTAAGTAAACGCTAGTTTTCTGTACACCGTCGACCAAAAGATCATCACGGACCGTCCTGTAAAAGCTACGAAATTGCATTCCCGCGGAGCAATCGAGCTCCTTTGAAAAACCGACTCCCGATTTACTTTAGATCCGGAGGCGGTACGCCGGGAACTTTTGGTCGGCGCTgtacgtgcgcgcgcgtgtgctgAGTATATATCGAAACAAACCCCTGTATCGTCACAGCAACGACTGAGTAACAAAATCCGACACGCTTTCCATATTCTGTAATCCGGATCTCGATCGGTAGTTGAACGTTACtaagtgtaaaaataaattaatcgatgaATCGCAAAGCTTACACGTACgacaaagaaatagaaaaagggtcgaagatgaaaaaaaaaaagaagtattagaaaaagagaaggggCATCGAGGAGGAGAACGGTGGCGGAAGGGCGGTAGGGCGGTGAGAGGGGCAAAGAGTAGAGGGAATAGAAGAAAGTCAACGAACGGTTTGAACTAGCTGTATCGCGTGTTGCAGAGCTTCTGCGATATTCTGAAAGACAGGTACACCTTCGCGCGTCGCGTAGTCCGACAGGTACATTCTTCCCCGGTTGTAGTCTTTTGTGGCTTGTTCGGTTAGCTGAACAACAAGAATCATCAATTAATCAAAGTAAAAACGAAATGTTGCAGTACATCCTCCGTAAGCCGAGACCGTACATCGAGACGTTCCAGAACAGCGGGAACTATATTATCTACACTCTGATTGGCCGGCGACAGGCCAGGTGGCGCGACGTGACAACGGAGGCGCGACGTTACGGAAGAAAACTGCGCGAGCCGTAGAGGAAAGATAAGCCGTTAAAATTCTCACCTTTTCACCGGAAACTACACAACCCTCGGGAAGCGTCTGAACGCATAAAACCAGTTTAGCACGCAGTCCGATTAGGTGGGCTGCCAGTGCCATTATAGTGATGCCGCGCGAGTGTTGCGGCACGACCAGTAACATTACCCGGGAGTTCTTCATCTTTTGCAATTCCTGCGGCAACACCTTCACGTTGTACTCGTTGTATTCGTTCAGGCACGGCCGGTTCAAGGTCAGTCCCCTGGACCTGGAAGAACAAACCTCCACGTAGACTCGACGACGCCGTCGACGGCTTTTGTAGCTAGAATGCTCACTCGATGGAGGGTTTCGCGGCGGTTTCCAGCCAGAACTGATCCTCGCCGATCACGCCGACGTACAGGTCCCTCTTTTCCGTTTCCAGAACGATCGAGTTGGTCCAATCTAAACAGTGTCACCGGTAAAATCGTATCCGTTCCTGCGAGTCAAGGGCAACGTTCCGTCACGACTTTTCGAGTAACGCTAATTGAACGAATGTCTAGAAAAAGCGCGTTACGTATCGCGAAGCTTACAGCAGCCATTCAAGAAGCACCTGGCACAATGTTCGTCGTCCAGTTTACttgtcttatttttttttaaataaaagaagggTTGCGCTAGTTGCTTTGTGAATCGCGACAGCGAGCAACTGGTCCATTCCTGTAAGCCTCGTGGATCGTAACGCGAGCACTTCTTCCGAACAATAGTTCAATCGTTTCTGCGACCGGTGCCGTTCGCTCGCTTCCACGTACACGCGCGTTCTCTACCGAGCACTGGAAACGTTTGAGAATAGAAAATACCTAGGAAGCGGCTAAAAGGTTGCACGATAGCTCTGCGAAGAAATTTCGAGGCCTTCCTACATATTATACTCCAAACTGAAGATATCTCACTTTCACAAGAGACGCCGTTGATCTTCGTCCGCCACGCCGATTCCCTGGCTAGGGCGCTGAACTGTTCGAAATTGATCCGTAATTTTGTCGGATCTTTCTTCACCGGAAATCCGTCGTCTATCAACCGCCTGTACGTTTCTAGAACATACAGGTGAGCTCAGAGAATGCTGGACAAGAGAAGAACCGGCGGAATAGTTGCCACGCGACGACCCTACGCCATTCTTgctttttttttgctttttgtttaaaaaaatcaagtaAGAATCTATTACCCGACTTATTTACCACATTCAGCAGATCCGAAACCGACACGTTCGACTGTAGCGCCAGCCAAGCCTGCGAACCAAACGAGACCATTAACGACAACAAGTtggattatttttctttgttttttcttcaaataattcgtaatCGGAGACTCACTTCAGCTAAATTAACGCTACCGGTGTCGTTTATGTCCATGGACTTGAATATGTCTCTGAGCGTACTGCGATTGAGAAAATTTGGAGAATGAGTAGCGAGGAATGTTACGAGTACAAGGCTAGCAACAGAAAATATCCTTACACGGAGTCCATTCCATTTTGACTGAGCGAAATTTTGACCGGTCTAACGCCATCCTCGGAATGCAGATCTTGTACTTTAATCTCCTCGCGCAGGACCTACAGAACATATCACATATATATGAGTCAGCAGCCAGTTGCTCGAAAGGTGGATGACAAATACGTTTTACTTGAGTGTCCCCGGTCGTTTCAGATTACCTTAGACGTACAATTTAGGGCAACCGACACGCTCTCGAATATCGGTATCCTCTGTCTCTCCATAAGGTATTGCAGTACCAACAGACCGTTCATCAAGTCGTAATATTCCCTAAACAAGGCATGTGCTGTTTATTGctgttgtttttattttcccaCAGGCATGCATCAGCCGACAATCAATCTCGTCGGGCGACAGGCTATCTACGTTTACTTACTGTATCGACACCGGCTCGCCGAGGATCGTTTGATCCTGCCGATACGGGTAGATCACCAAGATCAAGGACTCGCGACGCGTAGCTGCCAATTGCGCTGCTTCGATGATGCCAGCGCTGTTACGCGTCTGATTATCTATAACGAACAGTAATACTTTCGCCGTCTGCTTCGCCTCGTACTCTTGAGCTATCAGTTCTGGCCCCCATTGCGACACTTGCTGAAACCCATAATGCCAACCGTCAGCCACTGACTGAACGAGAAAGAGGTGATGGTGAGTTGAACAATTTGTTGCAAGAAGGCAGCCCAGTTTAGGACGATAAAATTAAGGTGATATTCGAGAATTTTTCTCCTGAGGAACCATGAAGCAATTTTTACTGAAAGTTTCAGGatacttttcttaatattccaAGGGTTCCTGTTAATTTTCTTGTTGCAAAATACAAGACAGAAGTggagatatataaatatttgtcttgGACTTTAGGTCTTGGTCTTGTAAGCTTGTAATTCTTGCAACACGATTTCTGCTTCGTATTCTCCAATAGAAAACTTagtttatacaatatatattagatctaccggaaagttctgtccgcaaatttcatttcatttaaaataaatcctcATCACGGTGGCAACATGGCAcaagttacgattatattaaataattataataatacaataaatattaggtgcatacaaaatttattgttttctttctttttcagaaCGGATAGAATTTTCCAGTAGACCCAAcatatataaagaatattactATACTTATAAAGAATAGCTCTCTAGCTAAAACTGGGCTACCCTGTGAGGCTGAAGGAAACACGTACGGGATTGTAGTAAGTTATGCCGAGGCTCTGCAGAGTCGGTATCGCTATTTCTGATCTCCATGTAGTTGGATTACAAGATCCACCCAGAAATACCTCATATGCCATTCTCTCTGCAAGATATAcaagaaaattaatcattaaatcAGTGTGTAATGAAACCGTGGTCAAGACTCTTACTGCTTGGACTAGATTCTATTAGATGCTAGCGTCTATCGCAGCAAGAGCCGGAAAGCGcgggaaaaatgaaattgaaacttACTGGAACCGTTTGTCCTGTTATTATCTTTCCCATCACAGTTTAACTGACGAGAGGCGCTCATAGGAACGGTTGTTCTGAAAATAGAAAGCGTTGAGCGAATACCAAGTGTTTCTCAGTGAACGTTCTAAAACGTATCTATTATCACACTCGAACCACGTGTCAATCGTTTGTGACGGATTGCAAGAGGATTCGATACACAGTTTCACATTGAAGTCGGTCATTAGCCTGATATAATTTTGTTGGAGTGTGGTAACAAAATCGATTTGAGATAAACGTAAACCGGTTGCAAATCGCCAGACATACTTCCAAATATCAAATCCTTTTGCAACAAGGAAAAGCACGCTACGCTGCATCGTCGGCAGAGTGTTTTCCACAGCTGCAACTAATTATAACCAGGCATTTGTTGCTTCGAACCTACAACACAGTTTCACCTTGTTTGGTCACATGCGATGCAGGGTGATCGGAATAGCAGTGCAGCATTTGCATAGTGCACGGACTGTTCGCTTACCCTTCCTTGCACAAGCGTGCCAGTACAATGATGAACATGTAAAATTCTTGGTGCATCATATAAAGATCAAAACCAACTTGGATACGATCTAGAGCTGCTGGGCACTCTTTGTGGCTTCGCATCCAGTGTAGAACAAGCAACAGCATTACGTGCACCTTTTACCCCTGGAACATGCCTGCTATAAGACTGGCTTGCGCACAGGCCCATCTGATACTTACATAGAATTTGTTGACACTGGTTGATGCAAAGTTCCATGTGCATGCAACGAAGCTTCATTGTTCAGAGAGCATAGAGTGAATTTCTTCTCATCCAATTCGCCTATCCTTAATTGTCCAGCGAAGGACAACCCTTAATTCTTCTGCGAAAAGTACAGAATTAGTGTTAGTTTAAATCTGGAATATTTTGTagattgcattattttattagatatttatactGTTCGTTTATCATCTATAAGTCGTCAggaatggaaattatttcgcgaGTTTCGCGTGTTGTACAAAAAGAATCAGGGTTGCAATGTAAACTGGATTTTAATTTAGGGACAACTGAATCACGGTTCATAAATCGTCTGGTTGGGGTGAGAACTGTCACCGAAGACGGGAAACGTTGCCAGTGAAAAGCGACATAGATCAAAGTGGAAACTCGTCGACCAAACATCACTACAAACGTAAACGATTCGGTGTTAAATTGCCCGACGTagttatgtaaatataatcaGACTTGTGTACAATTTTAACTAAAACACGCAATTACATAGAACTAAACGGAAGGATGCACTCGCAAAAAACGCGACCGACCGAGGTTTCGCAATGCTTGAAAGTCTGTTTACGTTTcctgaaatatttgtaaacatTGCGGACCAGTATGGAAAGtgtcaaaaagaaaaaaaagaaaagaaacaaaacagAACACCGCGTGGGGTATTCAGGgtcgagaaagaaatttttaataaaccgtCGGTACGATCGTTTACATTCCGAAACAGCGAAATCTCCGGTATTCGAATACTTCCTCGAATGACGTACCGATCCTCCGTTGGTCACCGGGCCGTCGCTTCGTACTGCCATAAGTGAAACGGACCCAGGTCCCTAACTAACAATTTTCCCTTGATCGCACAGGCATACAGTTACGAACGAGGGTAACGTGTAGGATAAATCACAGTGTTTCTCGTCGACCGCGCACGAACCGACTAGCCGCAACCTTGGGGAACTTAAAGGCTCGAAAGTGGCTGCGACCAAAACCGAAGACCACGTACTTCCCACGGCCAGCTCCATCGAAAACAGGAATTAGAATCGCCCGGCCGACGGGATAACTTGGAAATCGACACCGAGCTAACCTTTCTATTATGCTAGAAGCAACGTGATCTCAGCGCGATCATAAATAAGCATACACTCGGTGGACGCGCGTCCCAAACGTTCCTTTCCAGCGCACCCGAAGTCCCCAAACGGGATCCCGCCGAAGTAGATAGAACCGAAGAGAGGGCCTCTTTCTTGTCCGGTGGCCCCCCGGACAAGAAAGTCCGCGGATTTTTCGTGAGAGAGCGAAACGGCAGAGTGCGTCGGTGCGAGCCGTAGGAACGGGTATGTCTGTCAGACACACTAACCTTGACGATAGTTCGGTGCTGCGTGCCCACGCATCAAGAACATATGTGGTGAACTGCTCGGCGGAGACCGTGGAATCCGGCTGCATTTGACGCGCCGTCACGGAACGGGTGTATCAGAGGCGGCGCGGACTCTTTGGAAAAATGTGCGTCGAGTACTCCGTCGGTGCACTCCCGCTATTGCTCATACTTATTTATACACAccgttatatttaaaatgtaagaGCGCGTCGTCGAAGGGGCCGTTGTCGTTACATGCTAGGAACAGTGACAGGGCGCGCGTCCCGACGGCGCGTAACGTACCCTCCGGTTTGGGCAGCGTGTGGACGGGTCCCGTACCCGACGGCGGGTCGTCTGGTTCCTTCGAAAATATCGGTAACCGTCGACGAAATCACAAATCAGCGCTCCGCCACCGTTGAACGTCGCGCTTCGTgtccgtttctctttctcgctctcgtttgttctctctctctctctctcttcgtctcttcTCTTGTTCACTCACTCTCCGGCtactctcctctctctttctctcttcacgcctcttctcctctcctctccttaACAGCAGCGTTGTtggccaccaccaccaccactcTCCTCGACGCTGCCTGGACGGCCTGGCCGTTTCTCCTCTTCGGTTTGTCGAAAcgctaattttttattgatccCTCGCAGCGGCGGGTCGATCCTCGACGGATCTCATGGCACGAGCAAGCCTGGCCGTTTCCGCGACAACACCGAACGGTCTCGAGGAGAAACGACATGCCCGACTTGTGTTTCTCGCGCAGCCGCGGCACACCGTGATATTCGCCTCTGTTTGTTCGCCACAcacggttctctctctctctctctctttctttctttcttcctccccccctctATCTCGttcgctctgtctctctccctctctcactcttgtTCTCTCTGCTTGGATATCTCtgtctccgtttctctcgcgGCCACACTCTCTGTCTATCACTTCCCGCCACCGATCCGCACGCGTCTAAAGGCTACTACTTTAGACCGCGCGCACCGACTCGAGACCAGACCCGAGAATGACGTAAACCTCCAACAATGAAGCGTGATGTCACACGCGCGACGGTGAAGTTCGCCGAGAGGTTTCCTCACACGCTCTCGCCATCGGAGCCGCGGCACACGCCGACGTCGTCATCCCGTCGTATATCGTAGACCATGTATCAGCATCCAATCGGGAACCGATGAGAAAAAGAACGGACGATAAAGTGCGTCATTTCCAAAGATTCTTTTATTCCGCCACGGAGgaggccgcgccgcgccgcgctgcgacgcgacggccggGAGAACACGCGCGATTCCCATTTTCCGCGTTAATTCGCGCAGATAACGATGGCGCAACACCGCGAAGTAAAAGTGACGTACCGA is a window encoding:
- the LOC144471994 gene encoding uncharacterized protein LOC144471994, with protein sequence MLLLVLHWMRSHKECPAALDRIQVGFDLYMMHQEFYMFIIVLARLCKEGTTVPMSASRQLNCDGKDNNRTNGSKRMAYEVFLGGSCNPTTWRSEIAIPTLQSLGITYYNPQVSQWGPELIAQEYEAKQTAKVLLFVIDNQTRNSAGIIEAAQLAATRRESLILVIYPYRQDQTILGEPVSIQEYYDLMNGLLVLQYLMERQRIPIFESVSVALNCTSKVLREEIKVQDLHSEDGVRPVKISLSQNGMDSVTLRDIFKSMDINDTGSVNLAEAWLALQSNVSVSDLLNVVNKSETYRRLIDDGFPVKKDPTKLRINFEQFSALARESAWRTKINGVSCESEISSVWSIICRKASKFLRRAIVQPFSRFLDWTNSIVLETEKRDLYVGVIGEDQFWLETAAKPSIESRGLTLNRPCLNEYNEYNVKVLPQELQKMKNSRVMLLVVPQHSRGITIMALAAHLIGLRAKLVLCVQTLPEGCVVSGEKLTEQATKDYNRGRMYLSDYATREGVPVFQNIAEALQHAIQLVQTDSIGGLTSTTPPHLLRDAFKDNSTNLPNFFSNGVISCGSTSSGNAKCLPKGLLSGTLFGLTSRGKKYSHCDFTEKLEIGISRRKGSTLYLVGWVSASFVKVSDFSRNIHSDSTLTNVEPSVIRTTVASPLNEEKTETKIPTGLRGEEQGPFGPHQNRFVRRPGLEEQHLADVHVEACGSHFLQIVLSEGGGHQTGRYQPLLNLASPRSLDVVASTILVPMMTLRSESRSMPAYGSETLGTAVVCHHSGTPMANRSTTNDMLAYTLYLSPRPARPELCNRSSRSTASGAAACVQPSKPEPPLFKSRVCRKSPATRIDLLAFVRPGKQPGFIYRSTHTPDVSRDRSGRLEHFATKIPITGRAAIFPPGGGQRKQIEPRGSRERFSGCAGSNGHAARRSPPGNEQFRGHETVNYGALLLRFLSIYWKSFVIVLWPLILLPVVLAVDTKEVTAMRCLFVVGLMAMFWMTEVLPLPITGLTPVVLYPLMGIMSTAETCACYMNDTTMMLIGSMVIAIVIENSGLHMRVALLIIKTIGCSHRRLTLGLFFVTMFLSMWISNTAATAMMLPIIETVLLEIEAQGLGSMFVSDEEECGGENGPGEESQKKPTRTTMVYYLVAAYASSLGGVGTLVGTGTNLTLKGFFEKRFPNSPGISLASWMLYSVPPMLLMGFLTWLWLQVMYMGMFRPESKDANAIDIGSHGEKVAASVIQTKYKELGPITWHESVVGLLFMLVVMLWFFRSPGFASGWPTYITHLHVKDSTAAAFVIILFFVLPSKLDFLRSFDADPAKRPSKPSAGMITWKMIHQKMHWSLIFILGGGFAISAGSTSSNLSSILGHALIALQSIDPMAILFIVCLFAETVTELTSNVAVANIILPVLAEMCIAMRLHPLYLMLPATLCCSFSFHLPVGTPPNAIATAAAHIKTRDFAIAGIGPSVITLLITTIAFSTWGTYVFNLSEFPDWAT